One window of the Paenibacillus beijingensis genome contains the following:
- the topA gene encoding type I DNA topoisomerase, which produces MADSLVIVESPAKAKTIGKYLGSKFIVKASMGHIRDLPKSQIGVEVDKDFQPKYITIRGKGTVLKELKDASKKVKKVYLAADPDREGEAIAWHLAHYLELNEKDSCRVVFNEITKQAVKDAFKTPRKIDMDLVNAQQARRILDRLVGYKISPLLWKKVKKGLSAGRVQSVAVKLIMDRENEIDAFVPQEYWSITAALSKGASAFEAKFHAMNGEKRELSSQQEVDVVLKALEGQTFTVSEVREKERQRNPAAPFITSSLQQEAARKLGFRASKTMSVAQQLYEGVDLGKEGTAGLITYMRTDSTRISPVAQEEARTFIVEKYGPEFFPEEPRVYVKKNTNAQDAHEAIRPTSVQWEPDKVKEFLSRDQFRLYKLVWERFVASQMASAVLDTMTVDLSAGDVTFRASGSKVKFPGFMKVYVEGNDDGTTEEEKFLPALAAGDETKTVSVEPKQHFTQPPPRYTEARLVRTLEELGIGRPSTYAPTLETIQKRGYVAIEEKKFMPTELGELVIQLMEEFFPEILDAEFTAHMEGDLDHVEEGKEDWVKVLAQFYDSFEKRLEVAEEEMKEVELQDEVSDEICEKCGKPLVYKMGRFGKFLACSGFPDCRNTKPIVKDIGVTCPKCNEGKIIERRSKKGRIFYGCDQYPGCDYVSWDRPSGKPCPQCGTMLVVKRNKSGARLQCTQCEFNEELPEEQEQA; this is translated from the coding sequence GTGGCGGATTCACTTGTTATTGTCGAATCACCGGCAAAAGCAAAAACAATCGGCAAATATCTGGGAAGCAAGTTTATCGTGAAAGCCTCCATGGGCCACATTCGCGATTTGCCGAAAAGCCAGATCGGCGTCGAGGTCGATAAAGATTTTCAACCCAAATATATAACGATTCGCGGTAAAGGTACCGTGTTGAAAGAATTGAAGGATGCCAGCAAAAAAGTCAAAAAAGTATACCTGGCGGCTGACCCGGATCGCGAGGGTGAAGCCATCGCCTGGCATCTGGCGCATTACTTGGAACTGAACGAAAAGGACTCGTGCCGTGTCGTATTCAATGAAATAACGAAGCAGGCCGTCAAAGACGCCTTCAAGACGCCGCGCAAAATCGATATGGATCTCGTAAATGCCCAGCAGGCGCGCCGTATCTTGGACCGACTCGTCGGATACAAAATCAGTCCGCTGCTGTGGAAAAAGGTTAAGAAGGGGCTTTCGGCGGGGCGTGTACAATCCGTTGCCGTCAAGCTCATTATGGACCGGGAAAATGAGATCGACGCCTTTGTACCGCAGGAGTACTGGTCGATCACAGCGGCGCTCTCTAAAGGTGCTTCGGCGTTCGAAGCGAAGTTCCACGCGATGAACGGGGAGAAGCGCGAGCTTTCAAGCCAGCAAGAAGTGGACGTTGTCTTGAAAGCGCTCGAAGGACAAACGTTCACCGTTTCCGAAGTTCGGGAGAAGGAACGACAGCGCAATCCAGCCGCCCCGTTCATTACAAGCTCGCTGCAGCAGGAGGCCGCCCGCAAGCTCGGGTTCCGCGCATCGAAGACGATGTCGGTCGCTCAGCAGCTTTATGAGGGCGTCGATCTCGGCAAGGAAGGGACGGCAGGTCTGATCACGTACATGCGTACCGACTCAACCCGGATCTCGCCGGTGGCGCAGGAGGAAGCAAGGACGTTTATCGTCGAAAAGTACGGACCTGAATTTTTTCCGGAAGAGCCGCGGGTGTACGTCAAAAAAAATACCAACGCTCAAGACGCGCATGAAGCGATCCGCCCCACATCCGTTCAGTGGGAACCGGACAAAGTGAAAGAGTTTTTGAGCCGCGACCAGTTCCGTCTTTACAAGCTCGTATGGGAACGCTTTGTCGCTTCTCAAATGGCTTCGGCTGTGCTGGATACGATGACGGTCGACTTGAGCGCCGGCGACGTTACGTTTCGCGCATCGGGCTCCAAGGTCAAATTTCCCGGATTTATGAAGGTGTATGTGGAAGGCAACGACGACGGCACGACGGAAGAGGAAAAGTTTCTGCCCGCGCTGGCTGCCGGCGATGAAACGAAGACCGTGTCGGTGGAGCCGAAGCAGCATTTTACCCAGCCGCCTCCGCGCTATACGGAAGCACGGCTGGTGCGAACGCTCGAAGAGCTCGGAATCGGGCGTCCAAGCACCTATGCGCCAACGCTGGAAACGATCCAAAAGCGCGGCTATGTCGCGATTGAAGAGAAGAAATTCATGCCGACCGAGCTGGGCGAATTGGTCATCCAGCTGATGGAGGAATTTTTTCCGGAAATTCTTGATGCCGAGTTTACGGCCCATATGGAAGGCGATCTCGACCATGTGGAAGAAGGCAAGGAAGATTGGGTAAAAGTGCTCGCGCAATTCTACGATTCGTTCGAGAAGCGGCTTGAGGTCGCCGAAGAAGAAATGAAGGAAGTCGAGCTTCAGGACGAAGTGTCGGACGAAATTTGCGAAAAATGCGGCAAGCCGCTCGTGTACAAAATGGGCCGGTTCGGCAAGTTTTTGGCTTGCTCCGGATTTCCCGATTGCCGCAATACGAAGCCGATCGTGAAGGACATCGGCGTAACGTGTCCGAAGTGCAACGAAGGCAAAATCATCGAGCGCCGCAGCAAAAAAGGGCGGATTTTTTACGGGTGCGATCAGTATCCGGGATGCGATTACGTATCGTGGGACCGTCCTTCCGGCAAGCCGTGCCCGCAATGCGGCACGATGCTCGTTGTGAAGCGGAACAAAAGCGGCGCCCGTCTGCAATGCACGCAGTGCGAATTTAATGAAGAACTGCCCGAGGAACAAGAACAAGCGTAA
- the trmFO gene encoding FADH(2)-oxidizing methylenetetrahydrofolate--tRNA-(uracil(54)-C(5))-methyltransferase TrmFO, with protein MSDQQRVTVIGAGLAGSEAAWQIASQGVPVTLYEMRPVSKTPAHHTDKFAELVCSNSLRANGLTNAVGVLKEEMRSLNSLILGAADRNAVPAGGALAVDRDGFSGEVTRLLREHPLIEVRNEEVTEIPSEGIVVIATGPLTAPGLSEQIRNLMGEEYFYFYDAAAPIVEKDSIDMSKVYLASRYDKGEAAYLNCPMTEEEFDTFHEALITAETAALKEFEKEVYFEGCMPIEVLAGRGKQTVLFGPMKPVGLINPHTGKLPHAVIQLRQDNAAGTLYNLVGFQTHLKWGEQKRVFSLIPGLENAEFVRYGVMHRNTFINSPKLLEPTYQFKTRANLFFAGQMTGVEGYVESAASGLMAGINAGRMARGLGSVVPPAETALGSMAHYITTADFKHFQPMNANFGLFPPLEKRIRNKREKNEAIAARALEQLESFKRDQLQDTVPTN; from the coding sequence TTGTCTGATCAACAACGTGTAACCGTCATCGGCGCCGGGCTTGCCGGCAGCGAAGCGGCATGGCAAATCGCATCGCAGGGTGTGCCTGTCACGCTTTATGAAATGCGCCCGGTATCGAAAACGCCGGCCCATCATACCGATAAATTCGCCGAGCTTGTGTGCAGCAACAGTCTGCGCGCCAACGGGCTGACGAACGCCGTCGGCGTCTTGAAAGAGGAGATGCGGTCGCTGAATTCGCTTATTCTCGGCGCCGCAGACCGCAACGCCGTTCCGGCCGGCGGAGCGCTGGCGGTTGACCGCGACGGATTTTCCGGCGAAGTGACGCGGCTTCTGCGCGAGCATCCGCTCATTGAGGTGCGCAACGAGGAAGTAACCGAAATTCCATCCGAAGGAATCGTTGTCATTGCGACCGGCCCTTTAACCGCTCCGGGATTGTCGGAGCAGATCCGCAATCTGATGGGCGAGGAGTACTTCTATTTCTACGATGCGGCCGCTCCGATCGTAGAGAAGGATTCCATCGACATGAGCAAAGTTTATTTGGCTTCCCGGTACGACAAAGGGGAAGCGGCCTACTTGAACTGCCCGATGACCGAGGAAGAGTTCGATACTTTCCATGAGGCGCTCATTACGGCCGAAACGGCGGCGTTGAAAGAATTCGAGAAGGAAGTTTATTTCGAAGGCTGCATGCCGATTGAAGTTCTGGCCGGACGCGGCAAACAGACCGTGCTGTTCGGACCGATGAAGCCGGTCGGCCTGATCAATCCTCATACAGGCAAGCTGCCGCATGCCGTCATCCAGCTCCGCCAAGATAACGCGGCCGGTACGCTCTATAATCTGGTCGGCTTTCAGACGCACCTGAAATGGGGCGAGCAGAAGAGGGTATTCTCTCTTATTCCGGGTCTGGAAAATGCGGAGTTTGTCCGTTACGGCGTCATGCACCGCAACACGTTTATTAACTCGCCGAAGCTGCTCGAGCCGACCTACCAGTTCAAAACCCGCGCCAACCTGTTCTTTGCGGGTCAAATGACCGGCGTTGAAGGGTATGTGGAATCGGCTGCTTCCGGATTGATGGCCGGTATAAATGCCGGCAGGATGGCTCGCGGTCTTGGGTCCGTCGTCCCGCCGGCGGAAACTGCGCTCGGAAGTATGGCGCATTACATTACGACCGCGGACTTCAAGCATTTTCAGCCGATGAACGCCAACTTCGGTCTGTTCCCGCCGCTTGAGAAACGGATCCGCAACAAACGGGAGAAAAACGAAGCGATCGCCGCCCGCGCGCTCGAGCAGCTGGAGAGCTTCAAGCGCGATCAATTGCAGGACACGGTGCCGACGAACTAA
- the hslV gene encoding ATP-dependent protease subunit HslV encodes MEMQFHATTICAVRHEGKGAIAGDGQVTFGNAMIMKGTAKKVRRLYRGQVAAGFAGSVADAITLFEKFESKLEEHHGNLQRAAVELAKEWRSDRVLRRLEAMLIVMDTTGMLLISGNGEVIEPDDGILAIGSGGNFALSAARALKKHATGMEAKDIARSALEIAADICVYTNRNIIVEEV; translated from the coding sequence ATGGAAATGCAGTTTCACGCCACAACGATTTGCGCCGTCCGGCATGAAGGCAAAGGCGCGATTGCCGGCGACGGACAGGTTACATTCGGCAACGCCATGATTATGAAAGGGACGGCGAAAAAAGTGCGCCGTCTTTACCGCGGCCAAGTCGCGGCCGGATTTGCCGGTTCGGTAGCGGACGCGATTACGCTGTTTGAGAAATTCGAAAGCAAGCTGGAGGAGCATCACGGAAATTTGCAGCGCGCCGCCGTCGAGCTGGCCAAGGAATGGCGGTCGGACCGCGTGCTGCGCCGTCTGGAAGCGATGCTGATCGTCATGGATACGACAGGCATGCTGCTGATTTCCGGCAATGGCGAAGTTATCGAGCCCGACGACGGCATTTTGGCCATCGGATCGGGCGGCAACTTCGCTCTGTCTGCCGCACGGGCGCTCAAAAAGCATGCAACCGGCATGGAGGCGAAAGATATTGCCCGCTCCGCACTTGAAATTGCTGCCGATATTTGCGTTTATACGAATCGGAACATTATTGTAGAAGAAGTATAA
- the hslU gene encoding ATP-dependent protease ATPase subunit HslU, which translates to MVKEALTPRQIVAELDKYIVGQKQAKRSVAVALRNRYRRSRLEESLRDEVVPKNILMIGPTGVGKTEIARRLAKLVGAPFVKLEATKFTEVGYVGRDVESMIRDLVETSIRMVKAEKTEQVKDKAEELANERLAALLVPSASKTKTQKNPFEMLFGGSQSAKDQEPEPEQDSQIQQKRKAVKEKLASGTMENDVIEIEVEDSSPTMFDMLSGQGNETMGMNMQEMFGQFMPKRTKKRKLTIKEARKVLTQEEANKLIDMDDVTQESVARAEQSGIIFIDEIDKIASPTRGSGPDVSREGVQRDILPIVEGSTVMTKYGPVKTDYILFIAAGAFHVSKPSDLIPELQGRFPIRVELTSLSLEDFVSILKEPKNALTKQYSALLQTEGITVEFSDEAIQELASIAADVNRNTENIGARRLHTILEKLLEDLSFEAPDLTLETMTITPEYVREKLVNIAQNRDLSQYIL; encoded by the coding sequence ATGGTAAAGGAAGCTCTTACACCGCGGCAAATCGTTGCGGAACTGGATAAATATATCGTCGGGCAAAAGCAGGCGAAGCGGTCCGTTGCCGTCGCGCTGCGAAACCGTTACCGGAGAAGCCGTCTGGAAGAATCGTTGCGGGATGAAGTCGTTCCGAAAAATATTTTGATGATCGGACCTACCGGCGTCGGCAAAACCGAAATCGCCCGCAGGCTCGCGAAGCTGGTCGGTGCGCCTTTCGTCAAGCTGGAAGCGACGAAATTTACCGAAGTCGGCTATGTCGGCCGGGATGTCGAATCGATGATTCGGGATCTGGTCGAAACGTCGATCCGGATGGTGAAAGCGGAAAAAACCGAGCAGGTGAAAGATAAGGCCGAGGAGCTTGCCAACGAAAGGCTGGCCGCGCTGCTCGTTCCGTCGGCTTCAAAAACAAAAACGCAAAAAAACCCGTTCGAAATGCTGTTCGGAGGATCGCAATCCGCGAAAGATCAGGAGCCCGAACCGGAGCAGGATTCCCAAATCCAGCAGAAGCGCAAAGCGGTGAAGGAGAAGCTCGCTTCCGGAACGATGGAGAACGATGTCATCGAAATCGAAGTGGAAGACTCGAGCCCGACGATGTTCGATATGCTGTCGGGACAAGGGAACGAGACGATGGGGATGAACATGCAGGAAATGTTCGGACAGTTCATGCCGAAGCGGACAAAAAAGCGGAAGCTTACGATCAAGGAAGCGCGCAAGGTGCTGACGCAGGAAGAAGCGAACAAGCTGATCGATATGGACGATGTCACGCAGGAATCGGTTGCAAGAGCGGAACAATCCGGCATTATTTTTATCGATGAAATTGACAAAATCGCCAGCCCGACGCGGGGGAGCGGGCCTGATGTTTCGCGCGAAGGCGTGCAGCGGGACATCCTACCCATTGTCGAAGGCTCGACGGTTATGACCAAATACGGTCCGGTCAAAACCGATTATATACTGTTTATCGCCGCGGGAGCTTTTCACGTATCCAAACCTTCGGATCTGATTCCGGAGCTGCAGGGACGGTTCCCGATCAGGGTGGAGCTGACCAGCCTCAGCCTGGAAGATTTCGTCAGTATTTTGAAAGAGCCGAAAAATGCGCTTACGAAACAGTATTCCGCTCTTCTTCAAACCGAAGGCATTACGGTCGAGTTTTCGGACGAGGCGATCCAAGAGCTCGCTTCCATTGCGGCCGACGTCAACCGGAATACCGAAAACATCGGGGCGCGGCGGCTTCATACGATTTTGGAAAAGCTGCTCGAGGATTTATCGTTCGAAGCTCCGGATCTGACGCTGGAGACGATGACGATTACGCCGGAATATGTTAGGGAAAAACTGGTTAATATTGCGCAAAACCGTGATTTGAGTCAATATATATTATAG
- the codY gene encoding GTP-sensing pleiotropic transcriptional regulator CodY: MMLLTKTRTLNRLLQRAAGKALNFREMAEVLCSTMQANIFVVSRRGKILGCAAVDVFEHDQFRALSGEELRFPKESNSRFLLMQETVTNVAPDSGISAAFPSMENQEIMTVVPITGGGDRLGTLVLTRLSGPFDDNDLILAEYGSTIVGMEILRERAEEIALEARSRAVVAVAVGSLSFSELEAVEHIFEELNGKEGLLVASKIADRVGITRSVIVNALRKLESAGVIETRSLGMKGTYIKILNHQLLQELSKTRS, translated from the coding sequence ATGATGTTACTGACAAAGACAAGGACGCTGAACCGGCTGCTGCAGCGCGCCGCCGGCAAGGCGCTCAATTTCCGGGAAATGGCGGAAGTGCTCTGCTCAACGATGCAGGCGAATATTTTCGTCGTTAGCCGGAGGGGGAAAATACTGGGCTGCGCCGCGGTCGACGTATTCGAACACGACCAGTTCCGGGCGCTGTCCGGAGAGGAGCTGCGTTTTCCGAAAGAAAGCAACAGCCGGTTTCTGTTAATGCAGGAGACGGTGACGAATGTCGCGCCAGACAGCGGCATCAGCGCTGCGTTTCCTTCCATGGAAAATCAGGAGATAATGACGGTTGTCCCGATTACAGGGGGAGGAGACCGTCTCGGTACGCTTGTGCTGACAAGGCTCTCCGGTCCGTTTGACGATAACGACCTGATTTTGGCTGAATACGGTTCCACCATCGTAGGGATGGAAATATTGCGCGAACGGGCGGAAGAGATCGCACTCGAGGCACGCAGCAGAGCTGTCGTTGCCGTAGCTGTCGGCTCCCTGTCCTTCAGCGAGCTGGAGGCGGTAGAGCACATTTTCGAAGAGCTGAACGGAAAAGAAGGACTGCTCGTTGCATCCAAGATTGCCGACCGGGTCGGCATCACAAGATCTGTCATTGTTAACGCGTTACGCAAACTTGAGAGTGCTGGAGTTATCGAAACGCGTTCACTCGGGATGAAAGGGACTTACATAAAGATCCTGAATCACCAACTTTTGCAAGAATTAAGCAAAACGCGTTCTTAA
- the flgB gene encoding flagellar basal body rod protein FlgB, translating into MNLLNGAAFSRLHGALKAAETRQQVISDNIANADTPNFKRSDIMFEDLLSASIGGGETKPLSGFRTNSRHFVIGPTNQIPGMQFVTDADSIMNNNGSNVDIDREMTLLAKNQLRYNLYTEQVNHDIKMMKTAIDGSA; encoded by the coding sequence TTGAATTTGTTGAACGGCGCTGCATTCAGCCGTCTGCACGGGGCTCTCAAAGCGGCCGAAACGAGGCAGCAAGTAATCTCGGACAATATCGCGAATGCGGACACGCCGAACTTCAAACGGTCGGATATTATGTTTGAGGACTTATTGAGCGCATCGATAGGGGGAGGCGAAACGAAACCATTGTCGGGTTTTCGAACGAATAGCAGGCACTTTGTAATCGGTCCAACGAACCAGATTCCGGGTATGCAATTCGTAACCGACGCGGATTCCATTATGAACAATAACGGCAGCAATGTTGATATTGACCGTGAGATGACGCTGCTTGCCAAAAATCAGCTCAGGTACAACTTGTATACGGAGCAAGTCAATCACGATATTAAAATGATGAAAACGGCAATCGACGGGAGTGCGTAA
- the flgC gene encoding flagellar basal body rod protein FlgC encodes MKLTNGFDISASALTAQRLRMDVISSNIANSETTRASYVNGEFQPYKRKMVVMEPIANKFSDVLNNELGKNSAGGVKAVKIIEDQSPFKLVYNPASPDANADGYVRMPNVDVTKEMVDMISASRSYEANVTALNATKAMFVKALEIGK; translated from the coding sequence ATGAAACTGACGAACGGCTTCGACATCAGTGCTTCGGCTTTGACCGCACAGCGTCTGCGCATGGACGTTATTTCTTCTAACATTGCGAACTCGGAGACGACCCGCGCCTCTTACGTGAATGGGGAGTTTCAGCCCTACAAACGAAAGATGGTTGTGATGGAACCTATTGCGAACAAATTTTCCGATGTGCTGAACAATGAATTAGGGAAAAACAGCGCCGGCGGCGTAAAAGCAGTCAAAATCATCGAAGACCAGTCGCCCTTCAAGCTTGTTTATAATCCGGCAAGTCCCGATGCAAACGCGGACGGATATGTCCGAATGCCTAATGTGGATGTGACAAAAGAAATGGTTGATATGATCTCGGCTTCGCGTTCTTATGAAGCGAATGTAACCGCGTTGAATGCGACGAAAGCGATGTTTGTCAAAGCGCTTGAAATTGGAAAATAA
- the fliE gene encoding flagellar hook-basal body complex protein FliE translates to MMIQGAALSNFTQPAAAAASNKVPDSAAGLTRSFGEFLKNAIDGVSAQEKNVHNLNDKFLVGQAEVTDVMVASQQAELSLKLTSQVRNRVIEAYQEIMRTQM, encoded by the coding sequence ATGATGATTCAGGGAGCGGCGCTTTCAAATTTCACGCAGCCGGCTGCTGCCGCTGCGAGTAATAAAGTCCCGGATTCGGCTGCGGGGTTAACCCGGTCGTTCGGGGAGTTTTTGAAAAATGCGATCGACGGTGTCAGTGCGCAGGAGAAGAATGTACATAATTTGAACGATAAATTTTTAGTCGGCCAAGCAGAGGTTACCGATGTCATGGTCGCATCGCAGCAAGCCGAGCTCAGTTTGAAGCTCACCTCTCAAGTTCGCAACCGGGTAATTGAAGCTTACCAGGAAATTATGCGGACGCAAATGTAG
- the fliF gene encoding flagellar basal-body MS-ring/collar protein FliF yields the protein MNETISRYRERLTRYWTQMGKKQKVWLGATVGILLLTIILLTYVFSRTQYELAFQSLDTTDAAAIMSYLDENGIAYKLENSGTSISVPSAVADRVKVEAGSQGLVQNGSIGFEAFNQSSSQFGMTDNEFNVKYRNALDGEIQQLLNEMQGVQRSKVVVNLPKESVFASTEEQAGASASVMITFKPGYRPSQDEIDGYFNLVKTSIPNLSVEDITISTPQGELAPSPKAGGNAPNTQSVDNQFQIQRKYESDLRRNIEQFLGPMVGSDNLVISVSSSLNFDQKQTDEQLVKPLDNNNNNGIILSEQTQSSSSEGTSSTAGGVAGTGATDVPGYVANNSNGGATAESNSRTTNYDYNKIKNTIVSGPYVVKDLSVSIGVSNNVLTPETQLQISNYLNSLVRSQLIDSGQDVTNDSLIAKKVAVIGQTFVSDSGGPINSGLSTAWLAGIGAAALALVSGILIIVLRRRKKRQDQLAAEEEMPAKVEYPSIDLESINNESQVRKNLETLAKRKPEEFVNLLRTWLVDE from the coding sequence GTGAACGAGACGATTAGCCGGTATCGTGAAAGGTTGACGCGATATTGGACGCAAATGGGAAAAAAGCAAAAGGTTTGGCTCGGAGCGACGGTAGGGATTCTGCTTCTGACCATCATTTTGCTCACCTATGTTTTTTCCCGGACGCAATACGAATTGGCCTTCCAAAGCTTGGACACAACGGATGCGGCCGCTATTATGAGTTACTTGGATGAGAACGGTATTGCGTACAAGCTGGAAAACTCAGGAACAAGCATCTCCGTACCGAGTGCGGTTGCGGACCGCGTAAAGGTGGAAGCAGGTTCGCAAGGATTGGTGCAAAACGGATCCATCGGATTTGAAGCCTTTAATCAAAGTTCGTCCCAATTCGGGATGACCGACAATGAATTTAATGTGAAATACCGCAATGCGCTGGACGGTGAAATTCAGCAATTGTTGAATGAGATGCAAGGCGTGCAGAGATCGAAGGTCGTCGTCAATCTGCCGAAGGAGAGCGTATTTGCTTCCACGGAAGAGCAGGCCGGCGCTTCGGCTTCCGTCATGATTACGTTCAAGCCCGGATATAGACCATCACAGGACGAAATCGACGGCTATTTCAATCTCGTCAAAACGTCGATTCCGAATTTGAGCGTGGAAGACATCACCATTTCGACGCCGCAAGGCGAATTGGCGCCTTCCCCGAAAGCGGGCGGGAATGCTCCAAACACCCAGTCCGTCGATAACCAGTTCCAGATTCAGCGCAAATACGAAAGCGATCTGCGACGTAACATCGAGCAGTTTCTCGGACCAATGGTCGGATCCGACAACCTGGTAATCAGCGTATCCAGCAGTCTTAACTTTGACCAAAAGCAAACGGACGAACAGCTTGTAAAGCCGCTCGACAACAACAATAACAACGGCATTATCTTGAGCGAGCAAACCCAGTCCTCCAGTTCGGAGGGCACCAGCAGCACTGCGGGGGGCGTTGCAGGCACGGGCGCAACGGACGTCCCGGGTTACGTGGCGAACAACTCGAACGGAGGCGCGACGGCCGAAAGCAACTCGCGGACGACGAACTACGATTATAACAAAATTAAAAATACGATCGTATCCGGCCCCTATGTTGTAAAAGACTTAAGTGTGAGCATCGGGGTATCTAATAATGTATTAACCCCGGAAACCCAACTTCAAATCAGCAATTATTTAAATTCTTTGGTACGCTCGCAGCTCATCGATTCCGGGCAGGATGTAACAAACGATTCGCTCATTGCGAAAAAAGTGGCCGTAATCGGTCAAACGTTCGTCTCGGATAGCGGCGGGCCGATCAATTCCGGACTTTCAACCGCATGGCTGGCGGGCATCGGAGCAGCGGCGCTTGCACTCGTCAGCGGGATTTTGATCATCGTTCTAAGAAGGCGCAAGAAGCGGCAAGATCAGCTTGCGGCGGAAGAAGAAATGCCGGCCAAAGTGGAGTATCCGTCCATTGATCTGGAAAGCATCAACAACGAAAGTCAAGTCCGCAAAAATCTGGAAACATTGGCCAAGCGAAAACCGGAAGAGTTCGTCAACCTTCTCCGTACATGGCTTGTTGACGAATAG
- the fliG gene encoding flagellar motor switch protein FliG, whose amino-acid sequence MMNGLSGRQKAAILLITLGPEVSAQIFKHLQEEEIEQLTLEIANVRKVDGTERDTIMNEFHQICLAQEYISQGGIAYAKDILEKALGHEKALEVISRLTATLQVRPFDFARKAEPTQILNFIQNENAQTIALVLSYLQPDQSSQILSSLPQEKQAEVARRIALMDSTSPEIISHVERVLEQKLSATVTQDYTNAGGIDAIVQILNGVDRGTERTILDSLEIQDPELAEEIKKRMFVFEDIVNIDNRSIQRIIRDVENADLQLALKVASEEVREAIFRNMSKRMAETFKEEMEFMGPVRLRDVEEAQTRIVATIRRLEESGEIIIARGGGDDIIV is encoded by the coding sequence ATGATGAACGGATTGTCAGGCCGGCAAAAAGCGGCGATTTTACTCATTACGCTTGGACCTGAAGTATCCGCCCAAATATTCAAGCATTTGCAAGAGGAGGAAATCGAGCAGTTAACTCTTGAAATCGCCAATGTGCGCAAGGTGGACGGCACGGAACGGGATACGATCATGAACGAGTTTCACCAAATCTGTCTGGCGCAGGAATATATCTCTCAAGGAGGTATCGCCTATGCAAAAGATATTTTGGAGAAAGCGCTCGGACACGAAAAGGCGCTTGAGGTTATTAGCCGTTTGACGGCGACGCTGCAGGTGCGCCCGTTTGATTTCGCCCGGAAAGCGGAGCCGACGCAAATTTTAAACTTTATCCAGAACGAAAACGCGCAGACGATTGCGCTTGTACTGTCCTATTTGCAGCCGGATCAATCGTCGCAAATCCTTTCCTCGCTCCCGCAGGAGAAACAGGCGGAAGTGGCGCGCCGGATCGCGTTAATGGACAGCACGTCTCCCGAAATTATTTCGCATGTAGAGCGTGTGCTGGAACAGAAGCTGTCGGCAACGGTCACCCAGGATTACACGAATGCGGGCGGCATCGATGCGATCGTTCAAATTTTGAACGGAGTCGACCGTGGTACCGAGCGGACGATACTCGATTCCCTGGAAATTCAAGATCCCGAGCTGGCCGAGGAAATCAAAAAGCGGATGTTTGTATTTGAAGACATCGTTAACATCGACAATCGTTCGATCCAGCGGATCATCCGCGATGTCGAGAATGCCGATCTGCAGCTGGCGCTTAAAGTGGCAAGCGAAGAGGTGCGGGAAGCGATATTCCGCAACATGTCCAAGCGGATGGCCGAGACGTTCAAAGAGGAAATGGAGTTTATGGGACCTGTCAGACTGCGTGACGTGGAGGAAGCGCAAACGCGCATCGTCGCTACGATCCGCAGGCTGGAGGAATCCGGTGAAATCATCATCGCCCGCGGCGGAGGAGATGATATCATTGTCTAA